The Coffea eugenioides isolate CCC68of chromosome 8, Ceug_1.0, whole genome shotgun sequence genome has a segment encoding these proteins:
- the LOC113780633 gene encoding uncharacterized protein LOC113780633, translating into MCRPVICVDGTHLRGKYKGKLLVAVTQDANNNILPIAYAIVDEETISSWSWFMEQLRYNMALDRHPICVISDRYNGIIYTMTHFDYWEEPLAYHRFCLRHVRSNLMTHFKGLHLKKLCWAMGRARQLRKWRMFRKELRSMFPDTWNYLSVISPEKWCLTHDDGRRWGILTTNISESYNNVLRGASHLPIRACIDMTFHRIVALFKTRREDASHYRNPFPPKIWRRFKNAELKAGAHRVIEFDGPSGVYKVITGRRVDGKGGNTQTIRFFYKRCSCEKWQNYRLPCSHALAVCRNRGDNPGFLVDQQFTKTRWAVQYSGKFNPLPHQDTWLHPGWELQTDRSKFVTRRAGRVGASRIRNEMDERDPDEPRRCRNCHQTGHNRRNCPNYRS; encoded by the coding sequence ATGTGCAGGCCGGTTATATGCGTTGATGGCACTCATTTGCGTGGCAAATACAAGGGCAAACTCCTTGTTGCAGTCACTCAAGATGCGAACAACAACATTCTGCCAATTGCTTATGCCATAGTGGATGAGGAGACGATTTCCAGTTGGTCATGGTTCATGGAACAATTAAGATATAATATGGCACTTGATCGACATCCTATCTGTGTCATTTCCGATCGCTACAATGGTATCATCTATACCATGACACACTTTGACTATTGGGAGGAACCTTTAGCCTACCATAGATTTTGCCTGCGACATGTTAGGAGCAATTTGATGACACACTTCAAAGGTTTACACCTTAAAAAGTTGTGTTGGGCAATGGGAAGGGCAAGACAATTACGCAAGTGGCGGATGTTCAGAAAAGAACTACGAAGCATGTTCCCAGATACTTGGAATTATCTGTCAGTCATTAGTCCAGAAAAGTGGTGCCTAACACACGATGATGGCCGTCGTTGGGGTATTCTAACTACCAATATATCCGAAAGCTATAATAATGTCTTGCGCGGGGCAAGCCATTTGCCAATTCGTGCATGCATTGACATGACATTTCATCGGATAGTTGCGTTATTTAAGACGAGAAGGGAAGATGCTTCACATTATCGCAATCCTTTTCCCCCAAAGATATGGCGACGTTTTAAGAATGCTGAGCTGAAGGCCGGCGCCCACAGAGTCATTGAGTTCGATGGCCCATCGGGCGTATACAAGGTTATCACAGGGCGGCGTGTCGATGGTAAAGGAGGCAATACGCAAACCATAAGGTTTTTTTATAAGAGATGCTCTTGTGAAAAGTGGCAGAATTACAGGCTTCCTTGTTCACACGCTTTGGCGGTGTGCAGGAATAGAGGTGACAATCCGGGATTTCTTGTGGACCAGCAGTTTACCAAAACAAGGTGGGCCGTCCAGTATTCAGGGAAGTTTAACCCACTGCCGCATCAAGATACTTGGCTCCATCCTGGATGGGAGCTGCAGACAGACAGGAGCAAATTTGTTACACGTCGGGCAGGGCGGGTTGGAGCTAGCAGAATTCGGAATGAGATGGATGAAAGGGATCCAGACGAACCAAGAAGATGTCGAAATTGTCACCAGACGGGTCACAATAGGAGAAATTGTCCGAATTATAGGTCTTGA